The following proteins are encoded in a genomic region of Hoeflea phototrophica DFL-43:
- a CDS encoding HupE/UreJ family protein: MAASPALAHTGEGMTGGFLSGLLHPIFGWDHVVAMVAVGLWGAVLGSPAIWILPITFPLVMALGAALGIAGIPVPFIEAGIALSGVVLGLLVLFLVRAPVVVAGVLVAFFAVFHGYAHGTELPTAANPFAYAIGFVIATGLLHGVGIGLGALNGLAWGKPAIRVGGAIIALVGTAFLTGIA, from the coding sequence ATGGCAGCCTCGCCCGCACTGGCCCACACCGGCGAAGGCATGACTGGCGGGTTTTTGAGCGGCCTGCTGCACCCGATCTTTGGCTGGGACCATGTGGTCGCCATGGTGGCTGTCGGGCTCTGGGGCGCGGTGCTGGGAAGCCCAGCGATCTGGATCCTTCCGATCACCTTCCCGCTGGTCATGGCGCTTGGCGCAGCGCTCGGCATCGCCGGCATTCCTGTGCCCTTCATTGAAGCAGGCATTGCGCTTTCGGGCGTAGTTCTGGGACTATTGGTGCTGTTCCTGGTGCGGGCTCCGGTCGTCGTTGCCGGCGTGCTGGTGGCTTTCTTCGCAGTCTTTCACGGCTATGCGCATGGCACAGAGCTTCCCACCGCTGCCAATCCCTTCGCCTATGCCATCGGCTTCGTGATCGCAACCGGTCTGCTGCATGGCGTCGGCATCGGGCTTGGCGCACTGAACGGACTGGCATGGGGGAAGCCGGCGATCCGTGTCGGCGGTGCAATCATTGCGCTGGTCGGCACCGCCTTCCTGACCGGCATTGCCTGA
- the rph gene encoding ribonuclease PH has product MRPSGRKTDQMRAVSFERGVSKHAEGSCLVKFGDTHVLCTASLEERVPPWLRNGGKGWVTAEYGMLPRSTGDRMRREATSGKQGGRTLEIQRLIGRSLRAVVDLPALGERQITVDCDVIQADGGTRTAAITGAWIALHDCLKWMEERSMVKVERVLKDHVAAVSCGIFAGQAVTDLDYLEDSSAETDANFVMTGTGGIVEIQGTAEGEPFTEEQLGQLMGLAKAAINDLVALQKSAVA; this is encoded by the coding sequence ATGCGTCCATCGGGCCGGAAGACAGATCAGATGCGGGCGGTCAGCTTCGAGCGCGGCGTGTCCAAACACGCCGAGGGCTCCTGCCTGGTCAAGTTCGGCGATACCCACGTGCTGTGCACCGCAAGTCTTGAGGAACGCGTTCCACCGTGGCTGCGCAATGGTGGCAAGGGCTGGGTGACAGCTGAATACGGCATGCTGCCGCGTTCGACTGGCGACCGCATGCGCCGCGAGGCAACGTCCGGAAAGCAGGGCGGGCGCACGCTTGAGATTCAGCGTCTGATCGGCCGCTCGCTGCGTGCGGTTGTCGATCTGCCGGCACTTGGCGAGCGCCAGATCACGGTGGATTGCGATGTCATCCAGGCCGATGGCGGCACACGGACCGCAGCCATCACCGGTGCCTGGATCGCGCTGCATGATTGTCTGAAATGGATGGAAGAGCGTTCGATGGTCAAGGTCGAGCGGGTGCTCAAGGATCATGTGGCAGCCGTTTCCTGCGGTATTTTCGCCGGCCAGGCGGTGACGGATCTCGACTATCTCGAAGATTCCTCTGCTGAAACCGATGCCAATTTCGTCATGACCGGTACCGGCGGTATCGTCGAAATTCAGGGCACCGCCGAGGGCGAACCCTTCACCGAAGAACAACTCGGGCAACTGATGGGGCTGGCCAAGGCCGCGATCAACGACCTGGTGGCGCTGCAAAAAAGCGCAGTAGCCTGA
- a CDS encoding LysR family transcriptional regulator, with amino-acid sequence MNEKTASWDDLYLFLAVAREGGLSPAARVTGRSAATLGRRMLALERATGRELFVRHERGYELTTQARELLEELTGIEARIARLTSHPGETERPLVKVSAGTWTTLALLAHLDEITGTPADIRLRFVSAETTLDIARREVVIGFRNARPTGDSLAGRKLSRVEFAPYASAGAPERWIKVLADTPSARWLDRMVGNDAVCEVNAPRNSLDLALAGQGIALLPTFIGERQPVLRQTGSTIPELAHDQWIVTHQDDRHLPEVRRTIDRLCRVFGGR; translated from the coding sequence ATGAATGAAAAGACTGCCTCCTGGGACGATCTGTATCTTTTCCTGGCCGTGGCGAGGGAAGGCGGGCTGTCGCCGGCGGCCCGGGTGACCGGACGAAGTGCCGCCACACTCGGCCGGCGGATGCTGGCACTGGAGCGGGCGACCGGCCGAGAATTGTTTGTCCGCCACGAGCGCGGCTACGAATTGACAACGCAAGCGCGGGAGCTGCTGGAAGAGCTCACCGGAATCGAAGCCCGCATCGCAAGGCTGACGTCCCATCCGGGAGAAACGGAACGGCCCTTGGTCAAGGTCTCCGCCGGGACCTGGACAACGCTTGCCCTGCTCGCGCATCTCGACGAGATCACCGGAACTCCGGCCGATATCCGCCTGCGCTTCGTCTCTGCCGAAACGACGCTCGACATCGCGCGGCGCGAAGTGGTGATCGGGTTTCGCAACGCGCGACCGACCGGCGACAGCCTGGCGGGCCGAAAACTCTCACGCGTCGAATTTGCCCCCTATGCGAGTGCCGGCGCACCCGAACGCTGGATCAAGGTGCTAGCTGATACGCCATCGGCACGCTGGCTCGACAGGATGGTGGGAAACGACGCGGTCTGCGAGGTCAACGCCCCGCGCAACAGCCTCGACCTGGCGCTTGCCGGTCAGGGCATAGCGCTGCTGCCGACCTTCATCGGTGAACGGCAGCCCGTGCTTCGCCAGACCGGCAGCACAATCCCGGAACTGGCGCACGACCAGTGGATCGTCACCCACCAGGACGACCGCCACCTGCCGGAAGTCCGCCGCACCATCGACCGGCTATGCCGGGTGTTCGGGGGACGGTGA
- a CDS encoding YciI family protein, whose translation MAFLDDGDHLFVIDLTYVTALENVDPLIEPHMAFIERNYGTGRFLASGAKVPRTGGVIIARGQSLQDIETLIRDDPFHSAGIADYTITEFRPGNIAAVLT comes from the coding sequence ATGGCCTTTCTCGACGACGGCGATCATCTGTTTGTGATTGATCTGACTTACGTAACGGCGCTGGAAAATGTTGATCCGCTGATCGAGCCGCACATGGCTTTCATCGAGCGCAACTATGGCACCGGCAGGTTTTTAGCATCCGGGGCCAAGGTGCCTCGCACAGGCGGTGTCATCATCGCCCGAGGACAGTCGCTGCAGGATATCGAAACCCTGATCCGCGATGACCCGTTCCACAGTGCGGGCATTGCCGACTATACCATCACGGAGTTTCGGCCCGGCAACATTGCGGCTGTGTTGACATAA
- the hrcA gene encoding heat-inducible transcriptional repressor HrcA has translation MSMDRTALPAELAGELDDRSREIFRALVESYMESGDPLGSRSLSRMLPMSLSPASIRNVMSDLEDLGLIYAPHVSAGRLPTQKGLRFFVDAFMQVGDLQPEMRESIERQVRPNDQNSPVETLLTEASQMLSGMTRGAGLVIASKQDSTIRHIEFIRLDQSRALVVLVGGNDQVENRIMELPDGVTAGQLVEAANFLNAHLAGRTLSEVRAELQRITDEVRNELDALSRDLVERGLAAWAGSQGGSGAARLIVRGRANLLEGVSEGEELDRLRMLFDELERNENLTELMTAAEEGSGVRIFIGSENKLFSLSGSSVIVAPWRDSEERVVGAVGIIGPTRLNYARIVPMVDYTAQLVSRLVRK, from the coding sequence ATGAGCATGGACAGGACAGCACTGCCGGCCGAACTTGCCGGCGAGCTTGACGACCGCTCGCGGGAGATCTTCCGCGCACTGGTGGAAAGCTACATGGAGTCGGGTGATCCATTGGGATCTCGCAGCCTGTCGCGCATGCTGCCAATGTCTCTGTCGCCCGCGTCGATCCGCAACGTGATGAGCGATCTGGAAGATCTGGGGCTGATCTATGCGCCGCATGTGAGCGCCGGCCGTCTGCCCACCCAGAAAGGCCTGCGCTTCTTTGTCGACGCCTTCATGCAGGTTGGCGACCTGCAGCCAGAAATGCGCGAAAGCATTGAGCGTCAAGTGCGCCCCAACGATCAGAACAGCCCGGTTGAAACATTGCTCACCGAAGCAAGCCAGATGCTCTCGGGCATGACCCGCGGCGCCGGGCTGGTGATTGCCTCCAAGCAGGATTCCACCATCCGTCACATCGAGTTCATCAGGCTCGATCAGTCACGGGCGCTGGTGGTTCTGGTGGGCGGCAATGATCAGGTGGAAAACCGCATCATGGAACTGCCCGATGGCGTGACCGCCGGACAGCTGGTCGAAGCGGCGAATTTTTTAAACGCACATCTGGCTGGCCGGACACTCTCTGAGGTCCGGGCCGAGCTGCAGCGGATCACCGACGAGGTGCGCAATGAACTTGATGCGCTCTCGCGTGATCTGGTCGAACGCGGGCTGGCGGCCTGGGCCGGAAGCCAGGGTGGCTCCGGCGCGGCGCGGCTGATCGTGCGCGGACGCGCCAATCTGCTCGAAGGTGTGAGCGAGGGCGAAGAACTTGACCGGCTGCGCATGCTCTTTGATGAACTCGAACGCAATGAAAACCTTACCGAACTGATGACGGCGGCCGAGGAAGGCTCGGGTGTGCGGATCTTCATAGGCTCGGAGAACAAGCTGTTTTCGCTTTCAGGCTCGTCGGTCATCGTTGCCCCCTGGCGCGACAGCGAGGAACGGGTTGTCGGAGCTGTCGGCATCATTGGTCCGACCCGGCTTAATTATGCGCGGATCGTGCCAATGGTGGATTACACCGCGCAGCTCGTTTCCAGACTGGTGCGCAAATAG
- the rsmI gene encoding 16S rRNA (cytidine(1402)-2'-O)-methyltransferase yields the protein MARRTPKDTGSDNTAATGQTSRGYRIGAHEIGARPLAAGLYLVATPIGNLGDITLRALETLAGADIIACEDTRVSRVLLDRFGIATRPYAYHEHNAERVGPKLMAALEAGKSVALISDAGTPLVSDPGYRISQTAIEAGLPVIPIPGASAPMAALVASGLPSDTFLFAGFLPSKDKARRDRLASFAATEATLMFFESPNRLAASLKSAADMLGAERPAAVCRELTKAYEEIRRGTLGELAARYENENVRGEIVLVIGPGFTPAPSEDDVDALLARLASDLPAGKAATEAARLTGLNRKELYARLLAMKAAPPKGEA from the coding sequence ATGGCACGCAGGACACCCAAGGATACCGGTTCCGACAACACCGCAGCCACGGGGCAAACATCGCGCGGCTACCGCATTGGCGCGCATGAGATCGGCGCCCGGCCGCTGGCAGCCGGGCTCTATCTGGTGGCAACACCGATCGGAAACCTCGGCGATATCACCTTGCGCGCACTGGAAACACTTGCCGGGGCAGACATCATCGCCTGTGAGGACACCCGCGTCAGCCGGGTGCTGCTTGACCGTTTCGGCATTGCCACCCGGCCTTACGCCTATCACGAACACAATGCCGAGCGGGTCGGACCGAAGCTGATGGCGGCACTGGAAGCAGGCAAGAGCGTGGCGCTGATCTCCGACGCCGGCACGCCGCTGGTCTCCGATCCCGGCTACCGGATCTCGCAGACCGCGATCGAGGCCGGGTTGCCGGTGATCCCGATTCCCGGCGCCTCGGCGCCGATGGCAGCCCTCGTCGCCTCGGGCCTGCCCAGCGACACCTTCCTGTTCGCCGGTTTTTTGCCATCGAAGGACAAGGCGCGGCGTGACCGGCTGGCAAGCTTCGCGGCGACGGAGGCAACGCTGATGTTCTTTGAGAGCCCGAACCGGCTGGCGGCGTCGCTGAAATCCGCTGCCGACATGCTTGGCGCTGAGCGTCCGGCTGCCGTCTGCCGCGAGCTGACCAAGGCTTATGAGGAAATTCGCCGCGGTACGCTGGGTGAGCTTGCCGCGCGTTATGAGAACGAGAATGTGCGCGGCGAGATCGTGCTGGTGATAGGTCCCGGTTTCACGCCTGCGCCATCGGAAGATGATGTAGATGCACTGCTGGCCAGGCTCGCGAGCGACCTGCCCGCAGGCAAGGCTGCAACAGAGGCCGCACGGCTGACCGGGCTCAACCGCAAGGAGCTTTATGCGCGACTGCTCGCCATGAAAGCCGCCCCACCAAAGGGCGAGGCGTGA
- a CDS encoding YraN family protein: MSAGGKLTRKRRSERKGRRAEWLAAFALMLKGYRISALRYKTPLGEIDLVARKGDLIAFIEVKARRDLAAGVDSVSYASQRRIRAAGDVYISRQPDAERLSWRFDIIVVSPWRWPVHLEDAF, encoded by the coding sequence GTGAGCGCGGGCGGCAAGCTCACTCGAAAACGGCGTTCCGAGCGCAAGGGACGCCGCGCTGAATGGCTTGCAGCCTTTGCCTTGATGCTCAAGGGCTACCGGATTTCAGCGCTGCGCTACAAGACACCCCTTGGGGAGATCGATCTGGTGGCGCGCAAGGGCGATCTGATCGCCTTCATCGAGGTCAAGGCGCGGCGGGACCTTGCGGCCGGTGTGGATTCGGTGAGCTATGCGTCGCAAAGGCGGATCCGGGCGGCGGGCGATGTCTATATCAGCCGCCAGCCGGATGCAGAGCGGCTGTCCTGGCGTTTCGACATCATCGTGGTCAGTCCCTGGCGCTGGCCGGTGCACCTCGAGGACGCGTTTTAA
- a CDS encoding non-canonical purine NTP pyrophosphatase, which produces MAHAPLTEILVASHNAGKIAEIRDLFGPLGVAVTSAAELNLPEPEETGDTFEANAATKALAAATASGKIALSDDSGLIVDALDGAPGVYTADWATLPDGSRDFAVAMQKVEDALQARGALTEAKRTGRFVSMLCLATPDGDVSFYRGEADGVMVWPPRGTSGFGYDPVFRPDGHTRTFGEMTAEEKHGWKPGQATATSHRARAFKLFAEQRLGVPVT; this is translated from the coding sequence ATGGCACACGCACCGCTCACGGAAATTCTGGTCGCAAGCCACAATGCAGGCAAGATTGCAGAAATCCGCGATCTGTTCGGCCCGCTCGGTGTTGCCGTCACATCGGCGGCGGAGCTCAATCTTCCTGAGCCTGAGGAAACCGGCGACACGTTTGAAGCCAATGCCGCGACCAAGGCGCTGGCAGCCGCCACCGCGTCGGGCAAGATCGCGCTGTCGGATGACTCCGGCCTGATTGTCGACGCGCTTGACGGCGCGCCGGGTGTCTACACCGCGGACTGGGCGACCCTGCCCGATGGCAGCCGCGATTTCGCTGTTGCCATGCAGAAGGTCGAGGATGCGCTCCAGGCCCGCGGTGCGCTCACCGAGGCGAAACGCACCGGACGGTTTGTGAGCATGTTGTGCCTGGCGACACCGGATGGTGACGTCAGTTTCTATCGCGGCGAAGCCGATGGCGTGATGGTCTGGCCGCCGCGCGGGACTTCCGGGTTCGGCTATGATCCGGTGTTCCGGCCGGACGGGCACACCCGCACATTCGGCGAGATGACGGCGGAGGAAAAGCACGGCTGGAAACCCGGCCAGGCGACGGCAACGTCGCACCGGGCACGTGCCTTCAAGCTGTTTGCCGAGCAACGCCTGGGCGTCCCCGTCACGTGA
- a CDS encoding bifunctional diguanylate cyclase/phosphodiesterase, whose amino-acid sequence MSGMGPLPGSAMGRVTTTLVVAVALSILITATLGYVKVSELTATNSAIRIDRAARTAVATITHDLKSEFESVLDEEGRPLAVRLKYDNAETALSFRDEHSVLLNEIARVNQGAANLFKFNRQTDGFDRFATTFRKPDGSMPPPMSISAGHPAYASLAAGKPFLGEVPVMGRLRLAYLTPIVSSAGTVEGALAVDVGWVDDLIVARTELGSEMMVTAGLLLLIVAFFGAAFMAWQLEPIRILAGYADDLADNRQSTKVPFKDSKDEFGALALALERLANLQHRLAGIAYTDQITGLGNRSRYLADLEAAVAETRSGSAQWCLLHLDLDNFFQINDAYGPVNGDKLLIMVGEEVKRLAGARAKLARPASDEFTILVDDRPTADEVAWLAESVLEALRQPFHLPCGEVHTCGSIGIVLPGDDAADADTMHLNAELARRKAKANGGNQAVFFTPELNNALQDQLELEGMLRSAIAERELEVHFQPQINPANHQLVGLEALARWTHPEKGPIPPGRFIPIAESSGQIMDLGSLVFDLACAQAAKWRRDGFDFKHISVNVSPMQLGQANFIEMLKSTLERHNLPGETICIEITESVFVDQNEERIARIFAGVHTLGLRLALDDFGSGYSSLGYLNQLPLEQLKVDRCFVSDIDTDTRKQKVLRGILELARGLGFEIVVEGTETLEEVRMVEAMGCDAVQGYYFARPSPASLVPDMVAKIALSRREPPALRA is encoded by the coding sequence ATGTCAGGCATGGGTCCGCTTCCCGGCAGTGCGATGGGGCGTGTCACAACGACCCTCGTTGTGGCTGTTGCCCTGTCTATCCTGATCACTGCAACACTTGGTTACGTCAAGGTGTCTGAGTTGACAGCGACCAACTCAGCCATTCGGATTGACCGCGCAGCGCGCACAGCAGTCGCCACTATTACGCACGATCTCAAGAGCGAGTTTGAATCGGTTCTGGATGAAGAAGGCAGACCTCTCGCCGTTCGCCTCAAATATGACAACGCGGAGACCGCTCTTTCATTTCGCGATGAGCATAGCGTGTTGCTCAACGAGATTGCCAGGGTCAACCAAGGGGCGGCCAATCTTTTCAAGTTCAATCGCCAGACTGACGGGTTTGACCGTTTTGCAACCACATTCCGCAAGCCGGACGGATCAATGCCGCCGCCGATGTCGATCAGCGCCGGCCATCCGGCTTATGCAAGTTTGGCAGCCGGCAAGCCCTTCCTGGGTGAGGTGCCGGTCATGGGGCGTTTGCGGCTGGCTTACCTCACGCCGATTGTCTCGTCTGCTGGCACTGTTGAAGGTGCACTGGCCGTGGATGTTGGCTGGGTGGATGATCTGATTGTCGCGCGGACCGAACTGGGCAGCGAAATGATGGTCACCGCCGGACTTCTCCTGCTCATCGTCGCGTTCTTTGGCGCAGCCTTCATGGCATGGCAGCTCGAGCCCATCCGGATTCTGGCCGGCTATGCGGACGATCTGGCAGACAACCGGCAGAGCACAAAGGTCCCTTTCAAAGACAGCAAGGACGAGTTCGGTGCCCTGGCCCTCGCACTTGAACGGCTTGCCAATCTTCAGCACCGGCTGGCTGGCATCGCATACACTGATCAAATCACGGGATTGGGCAACCGCAGCCGCTATCTGGCCGATCTCGAAGCCGCCGTGGCCGAGACCCGCTCCGGATCTGCGCAATGGTGCCTGCTGCACCTGGATCTCGACAATTTCTTCCAGATCAATGACGCCTACGGGCCTGTCAATGGTGACAAGCTTCTGATCATGGTTGGGGAAGAGGTCAAGCGCCTTGCCGGCGCCCGGGCAAAGCTTGCCAGACCAGCCAGTGATGAGTTCACCATTCTGGTTGACGATCGCCCCACAGCGGATGAAGTCGCCTGGCTTGCGGAGAGCGTGCTCGAAGCCCTGCGCCAACCTTTCCATCTGCCCTGTGGCGAGGTCCATACCTGCGGCTCGATTGGCATTGTCCTGCCAGGGGACGACGCTGCCGATGCAGACACGATGCATCTGAATGCCGAGCTTGCGCGTCGCAAGGCCAAGGCAAACGGCGGCAACCAGGCCGTATTCTTCACTCCGGAACTCAACAACGCCCTGCAAGACCAGCTTGAACTGGAGGGCATGCTGCGTTCGGCAATCGCTGAGCGTGAACTGGAGGTTCATTTCCAGCCGCAGATCAATCCAGCCAATCACCAATTGGTCGGCCTGGAGGCGCTGGCCCGCTGGACCCATCCCGAGAAAGGGCCGATCCCGCCCGGGCGGTTCATCCCGATTGCCGAATCCAGTGGTCAGATCATGGATCTGGGCAGCCTGGTTTTCGACCTCGCATGCGCCCAGGCCGCCAAATGGCGCAGGGACGGTTTCGACTTCAAGCACATCTCGGTCAATGTATCGCCGATGCAGCTCGGGCAGGCCAATTTCATTGAGATGTTGAAAAGCACGCTTGAGCGCCACAACCTGCCAGGCGAAACCATTTGCATCGAGATCACCGAGAGTGTCTTTGTGGATCAGAACGAGGAGCGGATTGCCAGGATTTTTGCGGGTGTCCATACGCTTGGCTTGAGACTGGCGCTGGATGATTTCGGCTCGGGCTATTCGTCGCTGGGCTATCTCAATCAGCTGCCATTGGAACAGTTGAAAGTTGACCGCTGCTTTGTCTCCGACATTGATACAGACACCCGCAAACAAAAGGTGCTTCGCGGCATTCTGGAGCTGGCGCGTGGCCTCGGATTCGAGATCGTCGTCGAAGGCACGGAGACCTTGGAGGAGGTCCGTATGGTCGAGGCGATGGGCTGCGATGCGGTTCAGGGGTATTACTTCGCCCGTCCCTCTCCGGCATCGCTGGTGCCGGACATGGTAGCGAAAATCGCGCTCTCCAGGCGGGAACCACCCGCGCTTCGGGCCTGA
- the hemW gene encoding radical SAM family heme chaperone HemW: MAKARSNAFKDGLAPDTGKPGFAVYLHWPFCAAKCPYCDFNSHVRHEGIDQQAYIDAFRAEIAAMRKLSGPQVVTSIFFGGGTPSLMHPETVAAILDAVHETWVVPEGIEITLEANPSSVEAGRFRGYRAAGVNRVSMGVQALNDRDLKRLGRLHDRAEALRAIGLARDIFPRMSFDLIYARPDQTPHAWEAELKEAISLAADHLSLYQLTIEEGTPFYGLHKAGKLIVPDGDLSAELYELTQSVCEAHGLPAYEVSNHARPGAESRHNLTYWRYGDYAGIGPGAHGRLTTSAGKIATATERTPETWLTSVADRGHGMSESEVLGTSEQADELLLMGLRLREGVDLGRWQALSGHRLDAERVEFLIDHGMIETMGKDRIRCTPQGMLVLDAVVADLAT; encoded by the coding sequence ATGGCGAAGGCCCGCAGCAATGCGTTCAAGGACGGGCTGGCGCCAGACACCGGCAAGCCCGGTTTCGCGGTCTATCTGCATTGGCCATTCTGTGCCGCCAAATGCCCCTATTGCGATTTCAACAGCCATGTGCGCCATGAGGGCATCGACCAGCAGGCCTATATCGATGCGTTTCGCGCCGAGATCGCTGCGATGCGGAAGCTGTCAGGTCCGCAAGTGGTCACCAGCATCTTCTTCGGTGGCGGCACGCCATCGCTGATGCACCCGGAAACCGTTGCCGCCATCCTTGACGCGGTGCACGAAACTTGGGTTGTCCCCGAAGGCATCGAGATCACACTGGAGGCCAATCCATCAAGCGTTGAAGCGGGCCGCTTCCGCGGCTACCGCGCCGCTGGCGTCAACCGGGTGTCGATGGGCGTTCAGGCACTCAATGACAGGGACCTCAAACGGCTGGGCCGGCTGCATGACCGGGCCGAGGCGCTGAGAGCCATCGGGCTGGCGCGGGACATCTTTCCAAGGATGTCCTTTGATCTGATCTATGCGCGGCCTGACCAGACGCCCCACGCCTGGGAAGCCGAGCTTAAGGAAGCGATTTCGCTCGCCGCCGACCACCTCTCGCTCTACCAGCTCACGATCGAGGAAGGCACGCCGTTTTATGGCCTGCACAAGGCGGGCAAACTGATCGTGCCCGATGGTGATCTCTCGGCCGAACTCTATGAGCTCACCCAGAGCGTCTGCGAAGCCCATGGGCTGCCCGCCTATGAAGTCTCCAATCACGCCCGCCCGGGCGCCGAGAGCCGTCACAATCTCACCTATTGGCGCTATGGCGATTATGCCGGGATCGGGCCCGGCGCACATGGGCGGTTGACCACCTCGGCAGGCAAGATCGCCACGGCGACCGAACGGACGCCCGAGACATGGCTAACAAGCGTCGCGGACCGTGGCCATGGCATGAGCGAAAGCGAAGTGTTGGGCACCAGTGAGCAGGCCGACGAATTGTTGCTGATGGGATTGCGACTGCGCGAAGGGGTCGATCTCGGCCGCTGGCAAGCCCTGTCCGGCCACCGGCTGGATGCCGAGCGGGTCGAGTTTCTGATCGATCACGGCATGATCGAAACGATGGGCAAGGACCGGATCCGCTGCACGCCGCAAGGCATGCTGGTGCTTGACGCCGTGGTGGCCGATCTGGCGACCTGA
- a CDS encoding sulfite exporter TauE/SafE family protein, which translates to MILTLSQLTGLSAAQLAFVVAAVFMAGLARGFSGFGLSAVVMASLAVIIPPVELIPVCFLLECAASLAMFRGGMALADMRVVWALVISSSIGVPIGLLATTSIDVAWSQKIALSIILCLTLMQFFNLRPGFLATRGGLYMSGVTAGIATGLASVGGMVIALYVLASGAPPKQMRASLVMFLAITMVTSLVFLIAYDLMTMQALWRGALMVPLVLLGVFSGARLFRPAYEHLYKAACLGLLALLSAAGLISQLF; encoded by the coding sequence ATGATTCTCACCCTGTCCCAGCTCACCGGGCTTTCCGCCGCTCAGTTGGCTTTCGTTGTCGCTGCCGTTTTCATGGCAGGGCTGGCCAGAGGCTTTTCCGGCTTCGGCCTTTCGGCCGTTGTGATGGCATCGCTTGCCGTCATCATTCCGCCCGTTGAACTGATTCCCGTGTGTTTTCTGCTGGAGTGTGCCGCCAGCCTTGCGATGTTCCGGGGCGGGATGGCGCTGGCTGACATGCGGGTTGTCTGGGCATTGGTGATCAGTTCATCGATCGGCGTTCCGATCGGGCTTCTGGCAACCACGAGCATCGATGTCGCCTGGTCCCAGAAAATCGCGTTGAGCATCATTCTGTGCCTGACGCTGATGCAGTTCTTCAATCTGCGGCCCGGGTTCCTGGCAACGCGGGGAGGCCTTTATATGAGCGGTGTCACAGCCGGCATCGCTACCGGCCTGGCATCCGTCGGCGGCATGGTAATCGCGCTTTACGTTCTCGCAAGCGGAGCCCCGCCGAAACAGATGCGGGCATCTCTGGTCATGTTCCTGGCGATCACCATGGTGACATCACTGGTCTTCCTGATCGCCTATGACCTGATGACGATGCAGGCTCTCTGGCGCGGCGCGCTGATGGTACCTCTGGTTCTGTTGGGCGTGTTCTCGGGTGCCCGGCTGTTCCGCCCGGCCTATGAGCATCTTTACAAGGCTGCATGTCTGGGCTTGCTCGCGCTGCTGTCCGCAGCCGGACTGATAAGCCAGCTGTTCTGA
- the gshB gene encoding glutathione synthase, with translation MSKIKNVAVQMDHVRSISIAGDSTFAMSMEAQARGYKLFHYTPDQLSMRDGVVQAVAEPMILRDVEGDHFELGPQETINLADMDVVLLRQDPPFDMAYITSTHLLERVHPKTLVVNDPAWVRNSPEKIFVTEFPDLMPKTLISRDPETIKAFRAEVGDMILKPLYGNGGAGVFHIKPDDRNMTSLLEMFAQMYREPFIAQEYLPHVRAGDKRILLIDGEPVGAINRVPAEHDSRSNMHVGGRAEHSELTDREKEICARIGPALRERGFILVGIDIIGDLMTEINVTSPTGLREVKRFGGADIASLFWDAVEAKKH, from the coding sequence ATGAGCAAGATCAAGAATGTTGCGGTCCAGATGGACCATGTGCGCTCGATTTCGATTGCCGGAGATTCCACCTTCGCCATGTCGATGGAAGCGCAGGCGCGCGGCTACAAGCTGTTTCACTACACGCCGGACCAGCTGTCGATGCGCGACGGGGTGGTCCAGGCGGTGGCCGAGCCGATGATCCTGCGTGATGTCGAGGGCGACCATTTCGAGCTCGGGCCGCAGGAAACCATCAATCTCGCCGACATGGATGTGGTGCTGCTCAGGCAGGATCCGCCATTTGACATGGCCTATATCACCTCGACCCATCTGCTCGAGCGGGTGCATCCGAAAACGCTGGTGGTCAATGACCCGGCCTGGGTGCGCAACTCGCCGGAAAAGATCTTCGTCACCGAGTTCCCCGACCTGATGCCGAAAACCCTGATTTCTCGCGATCCCGAAACGATCAAGGCGTTTCGCGCGGAGGTCGGCGACATGATCCTCAAGCCGCTTTACGGCAATGGCGGCGCCGGCGTGTTTCACATCAAGCCTGACGACCGCAACATGACCTCATTGCTGGAAATGTTCGCGCAGATGTACCGCGAGCCGTTTATTGCGCAGGAATACCTGCCGCATGTGCGCGCCGGCGACAAGCGCATCCTGCTGATTGACGGCGAGCCGGTGGGCGCCATCAACCGGGTGCCTGCCGAGCATGATTCGCGCTCCAACATGCATGTGGGCGGCCGCGCCGAACACAGCGAGCTGACGGACCGCGAGAAAGAGATCTGTGCCCGCATCGGCCCGGCGCTTCGTGAGCGCGGCTTCATCCTGGTGGGGATCGACATCATTGGTGATCTGATGACCGAGATCAACGTCACCTCGCCGACAGGGCTTCGCGAGGTCAAACGTTTTGGCGGCGCCGACATCGCCAGCCTATTCTGGGACGCCGTCGAAGCCAAAAAGCACTGA